The genomic window CTTTTTTTAATTTTTTTATAAGTCTTTCAGTAAAATGTAAGGAAGCAGTGGGAGCTGCTATTGAGCCTTCTTTTTTTGCAAATATTGAGTTATAATAGAATTCATCTTTTTTTAAAGGTTTTCTTTTAATATATGGAGGTAAAGGCATTTTTCCATATTTTTTTAAAAGTTTATCAATATTTCCATTTTCTATTTCAATAATATAAAATTTGTTTTTCCCAATAACTTTTAATCTAAATTCTCCCACATAAAAATTTTTAACATTTTTTCCTTTTAAAAGGGAATAAAATCTTTTTTCATCAATTTTTTTAACAAAAAGTGCTTCTACTTTTCCACCTGTATTTTTTCTTCCAAAAATTTTTGCGGGTATTACTTTAGTATTATTTACTATTATGAGGTCTCCTTTTTTTAAAAATTTATGAAGATTATAAAATTTTGAGTGTATAATTTTTTTTTCCTCCAGATTTAAAACCATCAAATTGCAGGAATCTCTGGGTTTTGAAGGAAAAAGGGCAATATTTTTTCCATTTATTTTTATCATAAAGTTATCTATTATAGTTTTAATTTTTATTTATTTCAAATTCCTGAAATTTAAAGAGTTAATTCCTAAATCAAAGACATTGATAAGAAAAAAAATATTCAAGAGAAAAAATTCAATATGAACTTCATAAATCTTTAAACAAAACTTATGTAAAAGTCTAAAAAGTTATGGTATTCTACAAGCTCT from candidate division WOR-3 bacterium includes these protein-coding regions:
- a CDS encoding S-adenosylmethionine:tRNA ribosyltransferase-isomerase — its product is MIKINGKNIALFPSKPRDSCNLMVLNLEEKKIIHSKFYNLHKFLKKGDLIIVNNTKVIPAKIFGRKNTGGKVEALFVKKIDEKRFYSLLKGKNVKNFYVGEFRLKVIGKNKFYIIEIENGNIDKLLKKYGKMPLPPYIKRKPLKKDEFYYNSIFAKKEGSIAAPTASLHFTERLIKKLKK